Within the Ignavibacteria bacterium genome, the region TTGTGGAATCCCTTCACCTTTGGCGGAACGCCATTTCAAGCGGATATTCAAACAACCGTCTTTTACCTTCCGAATTGGCTTCTCATTCCATTCGTCTCCGATGGAACATTGAATGCGTGGTATAATGAAATGCTCATCATTGCACATTTTTTTCTCGCGGGCGTAACGATGTTTTATTGTGCAAAATCTTTTGGGCTCGCACGCATTCCCGCCGCGTTCAGCGCGCTTGCATATATGCTTTCCGGCTTCGCAATTGTACACACAATACATCAAGTAGTGATTGCACAAGTCGCGTGGTTTCCGCTGATTGTATTTCTTTTCAAAAGAACATTCGAAGAACGTTCGCTTCTTTGGATGGTTCTCTGCGGGTTTATCCTTTCGCTTGCCGTACTTGGAGGACATCCGCAATTCACGTTGTATTTTTTCTTTTTCCTTTTCATTTTTTTTCTCTTTGAAATTTACAACACCATTCGCGATGCGCAATTCAACGCGCAGCCATTCCCCGCGAACATAATTTTTCAAACATCCGTTCTCGCCGCGGGCGTAATTCTTATCTCCATCGGACTTTCCGCAATTCAACTTTTGCCGACATTCGAACTTGCCAATCTTTCTGTTCGCGAAGAAATTACATACGCTAAATCATCCGAAGGACAACTTTCGTGGCAACAGTTGTTCACGCTTCTCATTCCTAAATTTTTCGGAACGGCGAATCATCTGCTCGCTGATAATCCGCTTCGGTATTGGGGACCGCAATCGTACTGGAACTTTTGGGAAACGTGTATTTATGTTGGCGTTGGCGTTCTTGCGCTTGCCTTGTTGTCGTTTTCACTTTTTAAAAGACAACGCTATGTCGCATTTTTTATTTGCTACGCTACCTTTGCGCTGTTGTACGCTCTCGGAGATAATTTTTTCGTGCATAAAATTTTCTACGAAGTTATGCCCGGCTTTGATAAATTCCGTTCGATGGGGCGATGGGGATTTTTCTTCACGTTTTCCTTTGCGCTGTTAAGCGGATTTGGTTTGCAGCAAATTCTTTCACGCAATAAAGAAATTACAATTTTCCCGAAAATTATTTTTTCTCTTGCGGGAATTTTGCTCCTTGTAATAATTTCAATTAAAACAAATCTACTCGACGGATTTATTGGTTGGCAAGCGCGAACCGGCGGATTGAAAAATCTTTCGCCGCAAGAATCATTTTCCCTTGCGTTTCTCGTTGCGCAATCGCAAGCAATCGGTTCGTTAATCATTGCACTGTTGTGCTGCGCTGTTCTATTCTTACTTTGGAAAAAAAACACATCACGGTTTTTCATTGCGTTACTCTTTGTTCTTCAGTTTATTGATTTTGCCGTTTTCGGATTTCTGCAAAACAATGGTAAAACTTCTCCGAAACAATATTTTACACAACGTGAACGGCTTGTAAGTTTTCTGAAAGAAGAAGGAAAAAAAAATTATTTTCGTGTCAATGCCCGTAACCGCGGAACAGTAATTATTGACCGCAATCAAGGAATGCTCGACCAAATTTTTCTGATGGAAGGATATACGCCGCTTGCGTTACAACGAGTTCTCCCGCCTGTTGCAAATCCCGATGATGGTTATCGTCTACTCAACACACGATTTCGCGTTAAGATAGATACGGTGATGGTCGGAACGCAGGGGCGCCCGCAAATGCGTTTCGTGAACGATTCCATTTTTTTTCCGCGCGCTTTTTTTGTGTACAAATCGCGTGTATTTTCTTCTGAACACGATGAAAGTCTTTTTGTTGCAAGCAAAAATTTTAGCCCGCGAGAACATGTTGTGCTTACCGAATCGCCGAATGTAACAATCGAAGATTCTTCGCAACAAGGCGATTGGAACGCAACAATTGAATCGTATTCCAATAATTCTTTCACGGTAAAAGTTGAAACCCCGAAAAAAGGATTCCTTGTTTTAAGTGAAATTTTTTATCCCGGATGGAATGCATACGTAGATGGAAAACAAACAAAAGTATATCGCGCAGACTGGAGTTTGCGTGCGCTTGTTGTAGAAAAAGGCGAACATACTATCGAAATGAAATTTGAACCCGAGCCATTTTACAGCGGAATGAAAATTTCGCTTGCAACATTACTCCTTTGTGTCGCTATCGGTGGATTCGATTATTATCGAAAACGAACATCAATCGGGAAACAAAACTCAAATCCCAAATCTCACAACGAACAATGATTTCCATCGTCATTCCACTCTACAACGAACAAGAAACAATTCCCGAACTTCATCGCAGATTAACCGAAGCAATGAAGAACGTGAATATTCCGTACGAAATTATTTGGGTGAACGATAACAGTAAAGATAATTCGCTGAACGTAATGAAATCGTTTGCTGAAAAAGATGCGCACGTAAAAGTTCTTGACCTCGCGCGGAATTTTGGACATCAAGTTGGTATTACAGCGGGAATTGATTCCGCAATCGGTGATGCGGTAATTTTGATGGACGGAGATTTACAAGACCCGCCGGAACTTCTTCCTGAAATGATTGCAAAATGGCAAAGCGGTTTTGAAGTCGTGTACACAATGAAAAAAAGCCGCAAAGAAAACGCGCTCAAACGTTTTGCATTTCACTCGTTTTATGAATTAATGCAGCGATTTTCTTCCATTCCGATTCCGATGGAAGCAGGAAATTTTTCGTTGCTCGATAGAAAAGTTGTTTCCGTGTTGCAA harbors:
- a CDS encoding YfhO family protein; protein product: MAKQDKKKTTQQPIRQENTFSFLQDWHCLSLLALFVVIFFHQVIFGTSFFWEDFLFYFYPVRNFATVSLSNGEIPLWNPFTFGGTPFQADIQTTVFYLPNWLLIPFVSDGTLNAWYNEMLIIAHFFLAGVTMFYCAKSFGLARIPAAFSALAYMLSGFAIVHTIHQVVIAQVAWFPLIVFLFKRTFEERSLLWMVLCGFILSLAVLGGHPQFTLYFFFFLFIFFLFEIYNTIRDAQFNAQPFPANIIFQTSVLAAGVILISIGLSAIQLLPTFELANLSVREEITYAKSSEGQLSWQQLFTLLIPKFFGTANHLLADNPLRYWGPQSYWNFWETCIYVGVGVLALALLSFSLFKRQRYVAFFICYATFALLYALGDNFFVHKIFYEVMPGFDKFRSMGRWGFFFTFSFALLSGFGLQQILSRNKEITIFPKIIFSLAGILLLVIISIKTNLLDGFIGWQARTGGLKNLSPQESFSLAFLVAQSQAIGSLIIALLCCAVLFLLWKKNTSRFFIALLFVLQFIDFAVFGFLQNNGKTSPKQYFTQRERLVSFLKEEGKKNYFRVNARNRGTVIIDRNQGMLDQIFLMEGYTPLALQRVLPPVANPDDGYRLLNTRFRVKIDTVMVGTQGRPQMRFVNDSIFFPRAFFVYKSRVFSSEHDESLFVASKNFSPREHVVLTESPNVTIEDSSQQGDWNATIESYSNNSFTVKVETPKKGFLVLSEIFYPGWNAYVDGKQTKVYRADWSLRALVVEKGEHTIEMKFEPEPFYSGMKISLATLLLCVAIGGFDYYRKRTSIGKQNSNPKSHNEQ
- a CDS encoding glycosyltransferase family 2 protein, with protein sequence MISIVIPLYNEQETIPELHRRLTEAMKNVNIPYEIIWVNDNSKDNSLNVMKSFAEKDAHVKVLDLARNFGHQVGITAGIDSAIGDAVILMDGDLQDPPELLPEMIAKWQSGFEVVYTMKKSRKENALKRFAFHSFYELMQRFSSIPIPMEAGNFSLLDRKVVSVLQSMPERNRYIAGMRAWVGFRQTGIWFDREARFAGKPQMTISRLINFALDGLFSFSNAPLRLATYVGFGSAFIAFLGMLYVLYAKLFTQQALLGWASTILSILFIGGMILLTLGIIGEYVGRIYDEVKQRPLYVIREKIGFGKAGSSEQGARSIEHRA